A section of the Mycoplasmopsis synoviae ATCC 25204 genome encodes:
- the pepF gene encoding oligoendopeptidase F, whose protein sequence is MKTKRFENRSSIPKKYKWDLDSILDGKSLRKHIDDYQKLFSRRIKAKDLKFENLEAFIEDLKTLEKLLIVTNKISNYISNNLNANLVSEEIKKAANEFDFLSKKLESEFGSEYNRLYKHKAKLKKWYLDPKLSFYRHSLDVLLESFKYKLHDEVEEYIVKSSHGTISLESIFTTITDSEVVFEPALDSKHKKHVLNTANKNELLKSNDSALRKDVYHKYLKGYLKHKESLALILFDHFKAITVEAKTRNYKNTISMLLSEDKVDEKLLELLFEKTQKATKGSFVKYKQNLKKFYLAKFNSKMQPWDSQRELLKLKNKYSIEEAQKLALSSLKPFGKEYTEKIKEAFREKWIDYMPCKNKITGAYSIGASFGLDKKYILMNYNYSLDSVFTLVHELGHSMHSYYSDKKQNIFNASYPIILAEIASIYNELMLFDYLYENSKSKKEKFYLLQKFIDNFIGTVIKQTMWANYEFDLYSKIESGVAVNSFEYLSEIYYQNLIKYSMSKSKPKKDEKLNISSVTVPHFYYYFYVYKYAIGQLVGINFYLQYKKGKSSVIKNYIENFLSMGGSDFPLEILQKVGLNLYSEEFYKNGFDFIDSLIQKWIKLGNSIFKK, encoded by the coding sequence GTGAAAACTAAAAGGTTTGAAAATAGAAGTTCAATTCCTAAAAAATACAAATGGGATTTAGATTCTATTTTAGATGGCAAAAGCCTGCGAAAGCACATTGATGACTATCAAAAGCTTTTTAGTCGCAGAATTAAAGCTAAAGATCTAAAATTTGAAAACCTTGAAGCGTTTATTGAGGATTTAAAGACTTTAGAAAAACTTTTAATTGTAACTAATAAGATTTCCAATTATATTTCTAATAATTTAAATGCAAATTTAGTTTCAGAAGAAATTAAAAAAGCAGCTAATGAATTTGATTTTTTAAGCAAAAAATTAGAAAGTGAATTTGGAAGCGAATATAACCGTCTTTACAAACACAAAGCAAAGCTAAAGAAATGATATTTAGATCCTAAATTAAGTTTTTATAGACATTCGCTTGATGTGCTGCTAGAAAGCTTTAAATATAAACTTCACGATGAGGTTGAAGAATATATTGTAAAGTCATCACATGGAACTATTTCTTTAGAATCAATTTTTACCACTATTACTGATAGTGAAGTTGTCTTTGAGCCAGCTTTGGACTCTAAGCATAAAAAACATGTGTTAAATACTGCAAATAAAAATGAATTATTAAAATCTAACGATAGCGCTTTAAGAAAAGATGTATATCACAAATATCTTAAAGGCTATCTAAAGCATAAAGAATCTTTAGCGCTTATTTTATTTGATCATTTTAAAGCTATTACAGTTGAAGCTAAAACGAGAAATTATAAGAACACCATTTCAATGCTTTTATCAGAAGATAAAGTAGATGAAAAACTATTAGAGCTTTTATTTGAAAAAACTCAAAAAGCTACTAAAGGCAGCTTTGTTAAATACAAGCAAAATCTTAAAAAGTTTTATTTAGCTAAGTTTAACTCTAAAATGCAGCCATGAGACAGCCAAAGAGAGCTGCTTAAACTTAAAAATAAATACTCAATAGAAGAGGCTCAAAAATTAGCTCTAAGCTCGCTGAAGCCATTTGGTAAAGAATACACAGAAAAAATCAAAGAAGCTTTTAGAGAAAAATGAATTGACTACATGCCTTGTAAAAATAAAATTACAGGAGCTTATTCAATTGGAGCTAGCTTTGGTTTAGATAAAAAATATATTTTAATGAATTATAACTATAGTCTTGATTCAGTTTTTACACTGGTTCACGAACTTGGGCATTCAATGCATTCATACTATAGTGATAAAAAGCAAAATATCTTTAACGCATCTTATCCAATTATTTTGGCAGAAATTGCCTCAATTTACAATGAATTAATGCTCTTTGACTATTTATATGAAAACTCAAAAAGCAAAAAAGAAAAATTTTATTTACTCCAAAAATTTATCGATAACTTTATCGGCACTGTAATAAAACAAACAATGTGAGCTAACTACGAATTTGATTTATATTCAAAAATCGAAAGCGGAGTTGCTGTTAATTCCTTTGAATATTTATCAGAAATTTACTATCAAAACCTAATTAAATATTCAATGAGTAAATCTAAGCCTAAAAAAGATGAAAAATTAAATATCAGTAGCGTAACTGTCCCTCATTTTTATTACTACTTTTACGTATATAAATATGCAATTGGACAACTAGTTGGAATTAATTTTTATCTTCAATATAAAAAAGGCAAATCAAGTGTAATTAAAAATTACATTGAAAACTTTCTATCAATGGGAGGAAGTGATTTCCCATTAGAAATTCTTCAAAAAGTAGGCCTAAATCTCTACAGCGAAGAATTTTACAAAAACGGATTTGATTTTATCGATTCTTTAATTCAAAAATGAATTAAATTAGGTAATTCAATCTTTAAAAAATAA